Genomic segment of Cronobacter dublinensis subsp. dublinensis LMG 23823:
GCACAGCTCGGCAAGCGCCAGCGCGGCCTGGGTGCATTTGCCGCTCGCCATGGTGGTCGCGCCGCTACGCGAGCAGGCGCGCGCTTCAAACCAGGTGGCGAGCGCGTCGCCAATGCCTGCCGCCAGCAGGCGTGCCGGGGCGCCCGCCACGACCTGCGTATCGACGATAACGATATTCGGGTTGTGCGGCAGCATCAGGTAGCGGTCGAACTCGCCGTTGTCGGTGTAGATAACCGAAAGGGCGCTGCAGGGCGCGTCGGTAGAGGCGATGGTCGGCGCGATAGCGACCGGCACTGCCATAAAGTGCGCCAGCGCTTTTGCCGTATCGAGCGTTTTACCGCCGCCGATGCCGAGCACGGCGGTACAGTGGGCGCTGTCGGCGAGCTTGCGCAGGCGGTCGATTTCATTCTGCGAGCATTCGCCGCCAAAGGGCGCGATTTCAACGTTAAGTTCGGCCTGTTTAAAGCTCTGGCGCAGTGTCTCTTCTGCAAACCCGAGCACGAATTTATCGCCGACGACCAGCCAGCGTTCGGCCAGCGGTTTTAAATAGTCGCCGATGCGGGCGAGCACGCCTGCGCCCTGAATGTATTTACCGGGTGACTGAATGATACGGTCCATACCATTTCTCCTTCAGAATGAGTTAACGGATGTGTTTCCTTGTCCTGCTCAGACTTCTCAATCCCTGACTCTACCGCCGGGCGAATGATAATTTGTTGCGCTACATCTAAGGAGATGCGATCGCGCCAGGCCTGCGGGCAGGTAATAAACACGAGAAAGTGTTTTTATTAAACGTTACTGCCGTCATCACTTAATTATTTGGCGCTGCGTTTTGCTGACGAAGCGCTGCCAGGTATTTTATGCCGCTTTCTGAAACAGAATAGTAGTCCATACCCGCCGGGTTCGCCGGTATTATGTCGACGAACCCTGCCTCGTATAAATGATGTACGAGCCTTGCGACATGACCCACGCCTTCCATATTCCGACGGGTCATGGCGCGATCGAGATTATACCAGGTCCAGTTGACTTCTTTTTGGGAGGCTAACAGCCTGAGGATATTTAACTCTGCATTATCAATCATCATGGGGTTTTCTTAATAACTGATGACCTTGTTCTGAGACACGATAACGAGGCTTTGAGGTGCTCTCGTCATACACCGTCTCAACCATTTCCATTTTTACAAGGCGGGTCACTATATTCGCAACATTGCCAAACCCTGCAATGCCGCGCAGAGCAAGAGTGCGATCCAGCATCATCCATGTCCAGGCGATGTCCTTTTCAGCCATTACGCGTAAGACATTAAATTCATTATTTGTCATCGTCATTTCACTGTCTCTGGCAATGCGCCGGGGGAATAACGCACTCTCGTTAATGCGGCACGACCTCCATTCATTAACCCCTCCACGCATTGATCCCCTTCGCCACGCTCTTCGCTTGCGTTATGCTACCCGCAGTCTCTCATTATTACTCCACCATTTTTTGATTTAAGTGAAATTAACAGGGAAAGAAAATGAAGTGTATCCAGTGCAATGAAAATGAGCCGAACAAAGCGTCGGGATTATGCGACGCATGCGAAGAAACTGAAGCCTGTAAAATTAACGGCTTGCTGTATCTGCCAGCCGCCGGGCTTATTTTCAGCCTTATTTTTCTTCCCGTAGAGCTGTTTGATCTGGTCAGCGCGATAAGTGCGTATTTCAGCCGCTCGGGCATTATTACCTGGTATGCGGCGGGCGCGGCGGCGCTGTTGCTGGTGCTGATTGGCATTACCGCCTACGCGAGCTGGCAGTTCTTTCAGCGTAAACGCCAGACGCGCCGCGCGATGGTTATTTACTATCTGGCGGGTGTGGTGAGCGCGCTCTGGTTCGCCGTGCTGCCGGTAAGTCTGTTCGGCGCGACCTGGGATAACGCCAGCATCCGCAGCGTTCTGACGGCGGCCATCGGCGTTACGTGCTGGCTCCCGTACTTTCTGAAATCGCCGCGCATCGGCCAGGTGTTTGTGCGCTAAGCGGGCTTACAGCAGATGCGGTATCTGCGACAGCAAATACAGCACCAGCCCGATGGTGCCGCCGACCAGCGTGCCGTTGATGCGGATAAACTGTAAATCTTTGCCGATGTTGAGCTCTATCTGCTGCGACATCTCGCGCGCGTCCCAGCTTTTTACCGTGTCGGTGATGTGACGCGTGAGGAAGGTCGCGAACTCCGGCGCGACGCTGGTGGCGGCCTGTTCGAGATGCTCATTGAACGAGGCGCGCAGGGCGTCGTCGTTCATCAGCGATTCGCCGAACCACTGTCCGGCATCGGCGATGCGCTGGCGCGTGCGGGAATCTTCGGCCTGCATGTCGTTCTTCAGCCAGCCGCGCAGGTCGCCCCACAGCTCTGCGAGGTAGCGGTTAAACGCCTCGTCCTCTTTCAGGTACGCTTTAATGCCATCGGCGCGGGCGGCCATCTCCGGGTCGCTTTTCAGTTTGTCGATAAACTCTGCGGTGATGCGATCAAAGGCGAGGCGCAGCTGGTGCGCCTGGTCGTGGCTGATGTCGTCGAGCATCGAATTGACGGCGCTGGAGACCAGTTCGGCGCTGTGTTCGCCAAGCCACTCGGTCGGCAGAATTTTCGCCTTGCGCGGATGCTCGGTCTGTAACCAGTGGACAATCTGACGGGCGATAAAGTCGCGCGTGCTCTGCTTCTGTACCAGGCGAATCAGCCTGCCGATGAGGGCGTCCAGCAGCACCTGATGTCGGTTGTTTTTGGTCATGCTCTCCAGCATCAGCGCGCTGGTCTGGGTGAGGTCGACCTTATCAATCGCCTTATGTACCGCCCGCTTTAACAGGCCCTGAATGCGGGTATCGTCGGTCAGCTCCAGAAAGCCGCTCATCACCTGCACCAGGTTCTGGCCCACGCGCTGCGCGTTCGCGGGTTGGCTAAGCCACTGGCCCAGCAGCTGCGCCGGTTCATGGCGGCGGATAAGCGCCACCAGCGAGTCGGTATCGAGGAATTTCTCCTGCACAAACTGCCCGAGGTTCTCGCCGATACGATCTTTTTTACGCGGAATAA
This window contains:
- the gldA gene encoding bifunctional L-1,2-propanediol dehydrogenase/glycerol dehydrogenase; translation: MDRIIQSPGKYIQGAGVLARIGDYLKPLAERWLVVGDKFVLGFAEETLRQSFKQAELNVEIAPFGGECSQNEIDRLRKLADSAHCTAVLGIGGGKTLDTAKALAHFMAVPVAIAPTIASTDAPCSALSVIYTDNGEFDRYLMLPHNPNIVIVDTQVVAGAPARLLAAGIGDALATWFEARACSRSGATTMASGKCTQAALALAELCYNTLLEQGEKAMLAAEQHVVTPALERIIEANTYLSGVGFESGGLAAAHAIHNGLTSIPDAHHYYHGEKVAFGTLTQLVLENAPSEEIETVAALCHSVGLPITLAQLDIKEDVQTKMRMVAQAACAEGETIHNMPGDVSPDQVYAALLVADQYGQRFLQEWE
- a CDS encoding MarR family transcriptional regulator, giving the protein MTMTNNEFNVLRVMAEKDIAWTWMMLDRTLALRGIAGFGNVANIVTRLVKMEMVETVYDESTSKPRYRVSEQGHQLLRKPHDD
- a CDS encoding DUF2569 domain-containing protein, which codes for MKCIQCNENEPNKASGLCDACEETEACKINGLLYLPAAGLIFSLIFLPVELFDLVSAISAYFSRSGIITWYAAGAAALLLVLIGITAYASWQFFQRKRQTRRAMVIYYLAGVVSALWFAVLPVSLFGATWDNASIRSVLTAAIGVTCWLPYFLKSPRIGQVFVR
- a CDS encoding DUF445 domain-containing protein, encoding MEKLAELKRTKRIALALLLTAAATFVTTLFLPPGFWVSGVKAIAEAAMVGALADWFAVVALFRRVPIPFISRHTAIIPRKKDRIGENLGQFVQEKFLDTDSLVALIRRHEPAQLLGQWLSQPANAQRVGQNLVQVMSGFLELTDDTRIQGLLKRAVHKAIDKVDLTQTSALMLESMTKNNRHQVLLDALIGRLIRLVQKQSTRDFIARQIVHWLQTEHPRKAKILPTEWLGEHSAELVSSAVNSMLDDISHDQAHQLRLAFDRITAEFIDKLKSDPEMAARADGIKAYLKEDEAFNRYLAELWGDLRGWLKNDMQAEDSRTRQRIADAGQWFGESLMNDDALRASFNEHLEQAATSVAPEFATFLTRHITDTVKSWDAREMSQQIELNIGKDLQFIRINGTLVGGTIGLVLYLLSQIPHLL